Proteins encoded together in one Candidatus Azobacteroides pseudotrichonymphae genomovar. CFP2 window:
- a CDS encoding AAA family ATPase yields the protein MEAAIKEIKVIQPLLPSGVVRANKNENPRLMVLYGDPKAGKSTLCAMIPGALIIDLAEEYKYIDAMKVQISSIEKLFQLGKEIRNSKNKFPVIVIDNASLFYELVKPYGLSLYKDTAKGKYYQGSVEDIPFGGAWYWPRMAFMKVLEGFLGLCKSLVLVGHVKTGSGEDGTGDASMMTLDLPGQLRNAVLGAADTVGRLYRSRRQNILDLDGGGNALAQSRVPKLRGRQIVLGEADEKGMIKHNWNEVFE from the coding sequence ATGGAAGCAGCAATAAAAGAAATAAAAGTTATCCAGCCGCTCTTGCCATCAGGCGTTGTAAGAGCGAATAAGAATGAGAACCCAAGACTGATGGTTCTATACGGGGATCCAAAAGCAGGAAAGAGTACGCTTTGCGCTATGATCCCTGGAGCTTTGATTATTGATCTTGCTGAGGAGTACAAATACATTGATGCCATGAAGGTCCAAATTTCTTCTATAGAGAAGCTTTTTCAGTTGGGGAAGGAGATACGTAACAGTAAAAATAAGTTTCCTGTAATTGTTATCGACAACGCCTCGTTATTTTATGAGCTTGTGAAGCCCTATGGATTGTCGCTCTATAAGGATACAGCAAAAGGGAAATATTATCAAGGATCTGTTGAGGATATACCCTTTGGTGGTGCATGGTATTGGCCTAGGATGGCGTTTATGAAGGTACTTGAAGGATTTCTAGGTCTTTGTAAAAGCCTTGTATTGGTTGGGCATGTGAAGACAGGAAGTGGAGAAGATGGGACAGGAGATGCAAGCATGATGACCTTGGACTTGCCAGGTCAGTTGAGGAATGCTGTTCTGGGAGCAGCAGATACGGTAGGAAGATTATACAGAAGCCGTAGACAAAATATTTTGGATTTAGATGGAGGAGGTAATGCTTTAGCACAGTCAAGAGTTCCTAAGCTCAGGGGAAGACAGATCGTCTTGGGAGAAGCTGATGAGAAAGGTATGATAAAACACAACTGGAATGAGGTATTTGAATAG
- a CDS encoding DUF805 domain-containing protein, translated as MLKKLKGYFSFKGRIGRKGYIISFISLVIMNVIMNNNKDSIILYCLWIFFLYFSLAQGSKRCHDLGRSAWWQFVPLFPLWLFFSRGQKGSNRYGEDPMELTTPAANASE; from the coding sequence ATGTTAAAAAAATTAAAAGGGTATTTTTCGTTTAAGGGACGTATTGGAAGAAAGGGATATATCATAAGTTTTATTAGCCTTGTTATTATGAATGTTATTATGAATAATAACAAGGATAGTATAATTCTTTACTGTCTGTGGATATTCTTTCTGTATTTTTCCCTTGCACAGGGATCAAAGCGTTGCCATGATCTGGGACGTAGTGCTTGGTGGCAGTTTGTTCCTCTTTTTCCTCTATGGCTTTTCTTTTCAAGAGGACAGAAAGGGAGCAATCGGTACGGGGAAGATCCGATGGAATTGACAACTCCAGCAGCAAATGCTAGTGAATAA
- a CDS encoding HU family DNA-binding protein, giving the protein MQNQQSNTRISTGDIVSSVSKSTGETKKVVKKIFLQCIEEIKQKLLEGKLVGLRNFLSLTIAERTSNPSGNSPASFMGTHYYAKAHFYTKYKSAIRGNEKALHKAIVTKRNAVKADPMNKLRSEQFRLMNEKIYRKK; this is encoded by the coding sequence ATGCAAAATCAGCAAAGTAACACAAGGATAAGCACCGGCGATATAGTTTCTAGCGTATCAAAAAGTACTGGAGAGACAAAAAAAGTAGTCAAGAAAATTTTCCTGCAATGTATTGAAGAGATAAAGCAGAAACTATTAGAAGGGAAACTAGTAGGTTTGAGAAACTTTTTATCTCTTACTATTGCGGAGCGTACATCTAACCCTTCTGGTAACAGTCCTGCTTCCTTTATGGGTACACATTACTATGCGAAAGCTCATTTCTACACAAAATACAAAAGTGCTATAAGAGGAAACGAGAAAGCCCTACACAAAGCCATTGTAACCAAAAGGAATGCTGTCAAAGCTGATCCGATGAACAAACTCAGATCAGAACAATTCAGACTGATGAATGAGAAGATATATAGGAAAAAGTAA
- a CDS encoding N-acetylmuramoyl-L-alanine amidase family protein — protein MNKIKIMLVMFSILFGVRGIAEQVNVVINPCHGGKDPGALHNQLKEKDVNLQVALLLQQELKKENITSALTRSEDTYVSLDDRVDFSNSLKPDLFISIQCNAVVSKATTTRGIEITMHPKEKGSPFCRTINTMMEKIGKQVADMGIPNRGVNFKDLYVIRNINSPAIMVGIEYITNPVAATLLETKQLEFAKILSEAIVDLIRK, from the coding sequence ATGAATAAAATTAAAATCATGCTTGTCATGTTCTCTATACTATTCGGAGTTAGAGGAATAGCAGAACAAGTAAATGTGGTAATAAATCCGTGTCATGGAGGGAAAGATCCTGGAGCTTTACACAATCAATTGAAGGAAAAAGATGTAAATCTACAAGTAGCTCTATTGCTACAACAGGAATTAAAGAAGGAAAATATAACGTCAGCATTGACAAGGAGTGAAGATACTTATGTTTCTCTTGATGATAGAGTTGATTTTTCTAATTCTCTTAAGCCAGACCTTTTTATTTCCATTCAATGTAATGCAGTTGTATCTAAAGCAACTACAACTAGAGGAATAGAAATAACTATGCATCCTAAGGAAAAAGGTTCACCATTTTGTCGAACCATTAATACAATGATGGAAAAGATAGGCAAACAGGTTGCTGATATGGGGATACCAAACAGAGGAGTAAATTTTAAAGATCTATACGTAATACGCAATATTAATTCTCCAGCAATAATGGTAGGGATTGAATATATAACTAATCCAGTTGCTGCAACCCTTCTTGAGACAAAACAGCTTGAATTTGCTAAAATATTATCGGAAGCAATAGTTGATCTTATTAGAAAATAA
- a CDS encoding M23 family metallopeptidase, giving the protein MRKLVKVFIIGLLEIILFLFPIVEIQAKKCSERKLSAGIATPVLSSGLISFQEDGIEQYPADELYEESWNTEILNAYKNIPVPDSLVIDISSFVMPVEGKVTSPYGPREYRGEHFHYGTDIKLQVGDTVRAAFEGKVRVRNYDPNGYGYYLVLRHPNGLETVYGQLSQFLVEQNQNVNAGEPIALGGATGNANGSCLHFEIRLLGSAINPAEIIDFDELALKDDIYVYRKGESGENYIDGSISRSKQSPKNAAIARQIKSLRDQIEQLTMQINRLEKKLYR; this is encoded by the coding sequence ATGAGAAAATTGGTTAAAGTATTTATCATAGGTTTACTTGAAATAATCCTGTTTTTATTTCCCATAGTAGAGATACAGGCAAAAAAATGTTCGGAGAGAAAGTTGAGTGCAGGAATAGCTACTCCTGTCTTAAGTAGTGGTCTTATATCTTTTCAAGAAGATGGCATAGAACAGTATCCTGCAGATGAATTGTATGAAGAAAGCTGGAACACTGAAATTTTGAACGCATATAAAAATATTCCTGTTCCAGATTCACTTGTTATAGATATTTCAAGTTTTGTAATGCCTGTAGAAGGAAAAGTAACTTCCCCTTATGGACCTCGTGAATATCGTGGAGAACACTTTCATTATGGGACTGATATCAAGCTTCAGGTAGGAGATACTGTTCGTGCGGCATTTGAGGGGAAAGTAAGGGTAAGAAATTATGATCCTAATGGTTATGGTTATTATCTTGTATTGAGACATCCCAATGGATTGGAGACTGTCTATGGACAACTTTCTCAATTTCTGGTAGAACAAAATCAAAATGTAAACGCTGGAGAGCCAATAGCTTTAGGCGGTGCGACTGGAAATGCCAATGGTTCTTGTCTTCATTTTGAGATTCGTCTTCTAGGAAGTGCTATTAATCCGGCTGAGATAATCGATTTTGATGAGCTTGCACTCAAAGACGATATCTATGTTTATAGAAAAGGTGAATCAGGAGAGAATTATATTGATGGATCTATTTCAAGATCTAAACAATCCCCAAAAAATGCTGCTATCGCTCGTCAGATCAAATCTCTTAGAGATCAAATAGAACAACTAACAATGCAAATAAACCGATTGGAGAAAAAACTATATAGATAA